One Oharaeibacter diazotrophicus DNA segment encodes these proteins:
- a CDS encoding PQQ-dependent dehydrogenase, methanol/ethanol family: MVDTRTNMRAVAVAAAVVAGTVFAGPDAKAAAGVNWPTASGDLEGTRFSTLKQIDTTNVGTLVEDFAIPTNTRGSHQGQPLVIGGVMYVVTPFPHKLIAIDPAAKGKVLWTFAPSFNEYAHGVACCDVVNRGAAFGDGKIVFNTLDDTTVAVDAKTGKQVWRTKHGQPETGETLTGAPIVVGDRVLVGNAGAELGLRGWVAGLDLATGRQVWRAYATGPDADVRLGGGFAPFYAKDRGTDLGRTTWPGTLWKQGGSTSWAWFTYAADTGLVYYGTANPGVWNPDMRIGNPKNPDPRRSDNKWSSAIFARDPKTGDAKWVYQLTPHDAWDYDAVNENIAVTLPIGGKPRKVIVHFDKNGFAYTIDRATGEVLVAEPFGAVNWAKGVDLATGLPDVDPAMVPHQGKLSTNICPSAFGVKDWEPAAYSPRTKLFYVPTLNFCENFEPLKALYVAGAPFMGADLAVLPGPNGAAGTFHLGELVAWDAATGKRKWGVTEPLPIYAGVLATQGGLIFYGTLDRHFKALDAATGKTLFDTKLECPVVGNPISFAGTDGKQRIAIYSGVGWLAGGFAGGTCATKPAGATAPGGMLHVFRLP, from the coding sequence GTGGTCGACACCAGAACGAACATGCGGGCGGTCGCGGTAGCGGCGGCGGTCGTCGCCGGCACGGTCTTCGCCGGTCCCGACGCAAAGGCGGCCGCCGGCGTCAACTGGCCGACCGCTTCGGGCGACCTCGAGGGCACGCGCTTCTCGACGCTGAAGCAGATCGACACCACCAACGTCGGCACGCTGGTCGAGGACTTCGCGATCCCGACCAACACCCGCGGCAGCCACCAGGGCCAGCCGCTGGTGATCGGCGGCGTGATGTACGTGGTGACGCCGTTCCCGCACAAGCTGATCGCGATCGATCCGGCCGCCAAGGGCAAGGTGCTGTGGACCTTCGCCCCGTCCTTCAACGAATACGCCCACGGCGTCGCCTGCTGCGACGTCGTCAACCGCGGCGCCGCCTTCGGCGACGGCAAGATCGTCTTCAACACCCTCGACGACACCACCGTCGCCGTCGACGCCAAGACGGGCAAGCAGGTCTGGCGCACCAAGCACGGCCAGCCGGAGACCGGCGAGACGCTGACCGGCGCGCCGATCGTGGTCGGCGACCGCGTCCTCGTCGGCAACGCCGGCGCCGAACTCGGCCTGCGCGGCTGGGTCGCCGGGCTCGACCTCGCCACCGGGCGTCAGGTCTGGCGCGCCTACGCCACCGGCCCGGACGCCGACGTCCGCCTCGGCGGCGGCTTCGCGCCGTTCTACGCCAAGGACCGCGGCACCGACCTCGGCCGTACCACGTGGCCGGGCACGCTGTGGAAGCAGGGCGGCTCGACCTCGTGGGCCTGGTTCACCTATGCGGCCGACACCGGCCTCGTCTACTACGGCACCGCCAATCCGGGCGTCTGGAACCCGGACATGCGCATCGGCAACCCGAAGAACCCGGACCCGCGCCGCAGCGACAACAAATGGTCGTCGGCGATCTTCGCCCGCGACCCGAAGACCGGCGACGCCAAGTGGGTCTACCAGCTGACCCCGCACGACGCCTGGGACTACGACGCCGTCAACGAGAACATCGCAGTGACGCTGCCGATCGGCGGCAAGCCGCGCAAGGTGATCGTCCACTTCGACAAGAACGGCTTCGCCTACACGATCGATCGCGCCACCGGCGAGGTGCTGGTCGCCGAGCCCTTCGGCGCGGTGAACTGGGCCAAGGGCGTCGACCTTGCCACCGGCCTGCCCGACGTCGACCCGGCGATGGTGCCGCACCAGGGCAAGCTCTCCACCAACATCTGTCCGTCGGCCTTCGGCGTGAAGGACTGGGAGCCGGCCGCCTATTCGCCGCGCACCAAGCTGTTCTACGTGCCGACGCTGAACTTCTGCGAAAATTTCGAGCCGCTGAAGGCGCTCTACGTCGCCGGCGCGCCGTTCATGGGCGCCGATCTCGCGGTGCTGCCCGGCCCGAACGGGGCCGCCGGCACCTTCCATCTCGGCGAGCTCGTCGCCTGGGACGCGGCGACCGGCAAGCGCAAGTGGGGTGTCACCGAGCCGCTGCCGATCTATGCCGGCGTGCTCGCCACCCAAGGCGGCCTGATCTTCTACGGAACGCTCGACCGCCACTTCAAGGCGCTCGACGCGGCCACCGGCAAGACGCTGTTCGACACGAAACTCGAGTGCCCGGTGGTCGGCAACCCGATCAGCTTCGCAGGCACCGACGGCAAGCAGCGGATCGCGATCTACAGCGGCGTCGGCTGGCTGGCGGGCGGCTTCGCCGGCGGCACCTGCGCGACCAAGCCGGCCGGCGCGACCGCCCCCGGCGGCATGCTCCACGTCTTCCGCCTGCCGTGA
- a CDS encoding c-type cytochrome translates to MKTTIARAARLAAATVVLGTALAPSAASALDSIGEGRRLYLKYNCYGCHGMRGGGAMGPRLIGEAEFSDVREKVLFGADEGMPSYGRFMTSTDIANLAAYLGTLGRKNEPVFTHWWEKVPSR, encoded by the coding sequence ATGAAGACCACCATCGCCCGTGCCGCCCGCCTCGCGGCCGCCACCGTCGTCCTCGGCACCGCGCTCGCCCCGTCCGCCGCCTCGGCGCTCGACAGCATCGGCGAGGGCCGGCGGCTCTACCTCAAGTACAACTGCTACGGCTGTCACGGCATGCGCGGCGGCGGCGCCATGGGTCCGCGCCTGATCGGCGAAGCCGAGTTCTCGGACGTGCGCGAGAAGGTGCTGTTCGGCGCCGACGAGGGGATGCCCTCCTACGGCCGCTTCATGACGTCGACCGACATCGCCAATCTCGCCGCCTATCTCGGCACCCTCGGCCGCAAGAACGAGCCGGTCTTCACCCATTGGTGGGAGAAGGTGCCTTCGCGCTGA
- a CDS encoding glycosyltransferase family 2 protein — MTVPAEHASDPGLVSVVIPAKDEAENLAILIDEILRALAGRPHEVVVVDDGSTDGTGALLASLRAAGEPVRHVRHERPCGQSAAVRSGVLAARGAVVVTIDGDGQNDPAYIPALLAALDAAGPSVALAAGQRLKRTDGFWKKHASRFANGLRGSILKDGTRDSGCGLKALRRDVFVLLPYFDGWHRFLPALVIREGFGVTHVDVVDRSRRFGRSNYGIFDRGLRGALDLFGVWWLLKRRKRIPVVSEIGGERA; from the coding sequence ATGACCGTCCCTGCCGAGCACGCCTCCGACCCGGGGCTCGTCTCCGTCGTGATCCCCGCCAAGGACGAGGCGGAGAATCTCGCCATCCTGATCGACGAGATCCTGAGGGCGCTCGCCGGCCGGCCGCACGAGGTCGTCGTGGTCGACGACGGCTCGACCGACGGCACCGGCGCGCTGCTCGCCAGCCTGCGCGCCGCCGGCGAACCGGTCCGCCACGTCCGCCACGAGCGACCCTGCGGCCAGAGCGCGGCGGTGCGCTCCGGCGTGCTGGCCGCCCGCGGCGCCGTGGTCGTCACCATAGACGGCGACGGCCAGAACGACCCGGCCTACATCCCGGCGCTGCTCGCCGCCCTCGACGCCGCCGGCCCGTCGGTGGCGCTCGCCGCCGGCCAGCGCCTGAAGCGCACCGACGGCTTCTGGAAGAAGCACGCCTCGCGCTTCGCCAACGGCCTGCGCGGGTCGATCCTGAAGGACGGCACCCGCGATTCCGGTTGCGGCCTCAAGGCGCTGCGCCGCGACGTCTTCGTGCTGCTGCCCTATTTCGACGGCTGGCACCGCTTCCTGCCGGCGCTGGTGATCCGCGAGGGCTTCGGCGTCACCCACGTCGACGTCGTCGACCGCTCGCGCCGGTTCGGCCGCTCCAACTACGGCATCTTCGACCGCGGCCTGCGCGGTGCGCTCGATCTGTTCGGCGTCTGGTGGCTCCTGAAGCGCCGCAAGCGCATCCCCGTGGTATCCGAGATCGGAGGCGAGCGTGCCTGA
- a CDS encoding acyl-CoA carboxylase subunit beta, protein MKDVLDELDRRRGEARLGGGERRIGAQHAKGKLTARERIEILLDEGSFEEFDMFVEHRCTDFGMDETKMPGDGVVTGWGTVNGRVVFVFSKDFTVFGGSLSETHAQKMVKIQDMALKNRAPIIGLFDAGGARIQEGVAALAGYGEVFTRNVRASGVIPQISLIMGPCAGGDVYSPAMTDFIFMVRDTSYMYVTGPDVVKTVTNETVTHEQLGGASVHTVKSSIADGAFENDVEALIEMRRLIDLLPQNNQAELPEIECHDDPERIDKSLDSLIPDNPNKPYDMKELILKTVDEGDFFEIQATHAKNIITGFGRVEGRTVGFVANQPMVLAGVLDSDASRKAARFVRFCDCFGIPIVTYVDVPGFLPGTAQEYGGLIKHGAKLLFAYAEATVPKITVITRKAYGGAYDVMSSKHIGGDINYAWPSAEIAVMGAKGAAEILYRADLADPQKIQARIKEYEKRFANPFVAAERGYIDEVIFPHSTRRRIARALRLLRNKHMEQPWKKHDNIPL, encoded by the coding sequence ATGAAGGACGTGCTCGACGAACTCGATCGGCGGCGTGGCGAAGCGCGGCTCGGCGGCGGCGAGCGCCGCATCGGGGCGCAGCACGCCAAGGGCAAGCTCACGGCCCGCGAGCGCATCGAGATCCTGCTCGACGAGGGCTCGTTCGAGGAGTTCGACATGTTCGTCGAACACCGCTGCACCGACTTCGGCATGGACGAGACCAAGATGCCGGGCGACGGCGTCGTCACCGGCTGGGGCACCGTCAATGGCCGCGTCGTGTTCGTGTTCTCCAAGGACTTCACCGTCTTCGGCGGCTCGCTCAGCGAGACCCACGCCCAGAAGATGGTCAAGATCCAGGACATGGCGCTGAAGAACCGCGCCCCGATCATCGGCCTGTTCGACGCCGGCGGCGCGCGCATCCAGGAAGGCGTCGCGGCGCTCGCGGGTTACGGCGAGGTCTTCACGCGCAACGTCAGGGCGTCGGGCGTGATCCCGCAGATCTCGCTGATCATGGGCCCGTGCGCCGGCGGCGACGTCTACTCGCCGGCCATGACCGACTTCATCTTCATGGTGCGCGACACCTCCTACATGTACGTGACCGGTCCGGACGTGGTGAAGACCGTCACCAACGAGACCGTGACCCACGAGCAGCTCGGCGGCGCCTCGGTGCACACGGTGAAGTCGTCGATCGCCGACGGCGCGTTCGAGAACGACGTCGAGGCGCTGATCGAGATGCGCCGGCTGATCGACCTCCTGCCGCAGAACAATCAGGCGGAGCTGCCGGAGATCGAGTGCCACGACGATCCCGAGCGGATCGACAAGTCGCTGGACAGCCTGATCCCGGACAATCCGAACAAGCCCTACGACATGAAGGAGCTGATCCTGAAGACGGTCGACGAGGGCGACTTCTTCGAGATCCAGGCCACCCACGCCAAGAACATCATCACCGGCTTCGGCCGCGTCGAGGGCCGTACCGTCGGCTTCGTCGCCAACCAGCCGATGGTGCTCGCCGGCGTGCTCGACAGCGACGCCAGCCGCAAGGCCGCCCGCTTCGTCCGCTTCTGCGACTGCTTCGGCATCCCGATCGTCACCTACGTCGACGTCCCCGGATTCCTGCCGGGCACGGCGCAGGAATACGGCGGGCTGATCAAGCACGGCGCCAAGCTGCTGTTCGCCTATGCCGAGGCGACCGTGCCGAAGATCACCGTGATCACCCGCAAGGCCTACGGCGGCGCCTACGACGTCATGAGCTCCAAGCACATCGGCGGCGACATCAATTACGCCTGGCCGAGCGCCGAGATCGCCGTGATGGGCGCCAAGGGCGCCGCGGAGATCCTCTACCGCGCCGACCTCGCCGATCCCCAGAAGATCCAGGCGCGCATCAAGGAATACGAGAAGCGCTTCGCCAACCCGTTCGTCGCCGCCGAGCGCGGCTACATCGACGAGGTGATCTTCCCGCACTCGACCCGCCGCCGCATCGCCCGCGCGCTCCGCCTGCTCCGCAACAAGCACATGGAGCAGCCCTGGAAGAAGCACGACAACATCCCGCTCTGA
- a CDS encoding pyrimidine 5'-nucleotidase: MSALPFRLREGSHAHLNDLRIFKGVEAWVFDLDNTLYPAHTNLFAQVDVRIRDFVARLLDLSPETAMDVQKDYYRRYGTTLRGLMEEHGITPDGFLEYVHDIDHSVVAPDPALGDALAALPGKKFIFTNGSRRHAEKTAARLGVDGHFDDIFDIVSAGLLPKPNREAYDLFLGATGVTPGRAAMFEDLARNLAVPHRLGMRTVLVVPQGTREVFREAWELEGEESPDVEFVTDDLAGFVAAVAGAMKA, encoded by the coding sequence TTGAGCGCGCTTCCGTTCCGTCTCCGCGAGGGCAGCCACGCCCATCTCAACGACCTGCGCATCTTCAAGGGGGTCGAGGCCTGGGTGTTCGACCTCGACAACACGCTCTATCCCGCCCACACCAACCTGTTCGCCCAGGTCGACGTGCGCATCCGCGACTTCGTCGCACGCCTGCTCGACCTCTCGCCCGAGACGGCGATGGACGTGCAGAAGGACTACTATCGCCGTTACGGCACCACCTTGCGGGGGCTGATGGAGGAGCACGGCATCACGCCCGACGGCTTCCTCGAATACGTCCACGACATCGACCATTCGGTGGTCGCCCCCGATCCGGCCCTCGGCGACGCGCTCGCGGCGCTGCCGGGCAAGAAGTTCATCTTCACCAACGGCTCGCGCCGTCACGCCGAGAAGACCGCCGCCCGTCTCGGCGTCGACGGCCACTTCGACGACATCTTCGACATCGTCTCGGCCGGCCTGCTGCCGAAGCCCAACCGCGAGGCCTACGACCTCTTCCTCGGCGCCACCGGCGTCACCCCGGGCCGCGCCGCCATGTTCGAGGATCTCGCGCGCAACCTCGCGGTGCCGCACCGCCTCGGCATGCGCACGGTGCTCGTGGTGCCGCAGGGCACCCGCGAGGTGTTCCGCGAGGCCTGGGAGCTCGAGGGCGAGGAGAGCCCGGACGTCGAGTTCGTCACCGACGACCTCGCCGGCTTCGTCGCCGCGGTCGCCGGTGCCATGAAGGCCTGA
- a CDS encoding VWA domain-containing protein, which produces MSDDTPARRGASAPTSVGAGPAAVRSSAAEIDAFVAAARDTAPDPNRARLIFALDATMSRQPTWDRAASLQAEMFAEAGRIAGLDVQLVYFRGHDECRASRFVPDAARLARLMEGIDCRGGRTQIGKVLRHAARTAREGRVAALVYVGDAMEESVDDLAAAAGDLGVLGTPVFLFREGSDRAAARAFEEIARLSRGAHLAFSEGSAAELGALLRAVAAYAAGGLGALQALAGRDAGARALIGAMRR; this is translated from the coding sequence ATGAGCGACGACACACCGGCCCGCCGCGGTGCCTCGGCGCCGACCTCCGTCGGCGCCGGTCCCGCCGCCGTGCGCTCGTCCGCGGCCGAGATCGACGCGTTCGTCGCCGCCGCGCGGGATACCGCGCCCGATCCGAACCGCGCCCGCCTGATCTTCGCCCTCGACGCCACCATGAGCCGGCAGCCGACCTGGGACCGCGCGGCCTCGCTCCAGGCGGAGATGTTCGCGGAGGCCGGCCGGATCGCCGGGCTCGACGTCCAACTGGTCTATTTCCGCGGCCACGACGAATGCAGGGCGAGCCGCTTCGTCCCCGACGCCGCCCGCCTCGCCCGGCTGATGGAGGGCATCGACTGCCGCGGCGGCCGCACCCAGATCGGCAAGGTGCTGCGCCACGCCGCGCGCACCGCCCGCGAGGGCAGGGTGGCCGCGCTGGTCTACGTCGGCGACGCCATGGAGGAGAGCGTCGACGACCTCGCCGCAGCCGCGGGCGACCTCGGCGTCCTCGGCACGCCGGTGTTCCTGTTCCGGGAGGGCTCGGATCGCGCCGCCGCCCGCGCCTTCGAGGAGATCGCGCGGCTGAGCCGCGGTGCCCACCTCGCCTTCTCCGAGGGCTCGGCAGCCGAACTCGGTGCATTGCTGCGCGCCGTCGCGGCCTATGCGGCCGGCGGCCTCGGGGCGCTGCAGGCGCTCGCCGGCCGCGACGCCGGCGCGCGGGCGCTGATCGGCGCGATGCGGCGATAG
- a CDS encoding DEAD/DEAH box helicase: protein MPFTVDNALVAQALADRGYTEPTPVQAAVADPALGGADLLVSARTGSGKTVAYGLAMVPTLLDGAERFPGPTTPKALVVAPTRELALQVHRELAWLYGKAGGRVLTCVGGMDPQREKKALAMGADVVVGTPGRLRDHMERGRLITDDLSAVVLDEADEMLNLGFREDLEFILGATPTDRRTLLFSATLPAEIVRLATRFQREAVRIDVTEDDTGHADIDYRALRIAGHEIEKAVVNVLRWYEARAAIVFCATREAVRRLHGALQERGFQVVALSGEMTQADRNQALTSMRDGRARVCVATDVAARGIDLPDLGLVVHAELPNDPEVLTHRSGRTGRAGRKGTAVLLVPHSRRRKAESLLAGAGVVAEWAGAPTAEEIRRLDGERLAADPMLTEEPTEEDLELARRLAEGRSSEELAAALIRYARVGLPSPEELIVPAAERPERRAAAEGPRVDEGAVWFRLAVGRRDGAEVRHILPLICRRAAIPKREIGTIRIGDRETLFAVTAAAAGQVAFAAANGGPGDVPIAPADGEPVAPQRRRFKDDGRPAPAGRPTKPPRRKERHG, encoded by the coding sequence ATGCCCTTCACCGTCGACAACGCCCTGGTGGCGCAAGCCCTCGCCGACCGCGGCTACACCGAACCGACCCCGGTGCAGGCCGCGGTGGCCGATCCCGCCCTCGGCGGCGCCGACCTCCTCGTGTCCGCCCGCACCGGCTCCGGCAAGACCGTCGCCTACGGCCTCGCCATGGTGCCGACGCTGCTGGACGGCGCCGAGCGCTTCCCCGGCCCGACCACGCCGAAGGCGCTGGTCGTGGCGCCGACGCGCGAACTGGCGCTCCAGGTCCACCGCGAGCTCGCCTGGCTCTACGGCAAGGCCGGCGGGCGGGTGCTGACCTGCGTCGGCGGCATGGATCCGCAGCGCGAGAAGAAGGCGCTCGCTATGGGCGCCGACGTGGTGGTCGGCACGCCCGGCCGCCTGCGCGACCACATGGAGCGCGGCCGCCTGATCACCGACGATCTCAGCGCCGTCGTGCTCGACGAGGCCGACGAGATGCTGAACCTCGGCTTCCGCGAGGATCTCGAGTTCATCCTCGGCGCCACGCCGACCGATCGCCGCACGCTGTTGTTCTCCGCCACGCTGCCGGCCGAGATCGTCCGCCTCGCCACCCGCTTCCAGCGCGAGGCCGTGCGCATCGACGTCACCGAGGACGACACCGGCCACGCCGACATCGACTACCGCGCCCTGCGCATCGCCGGCCACGAGATCGAGAAGGCCGTCGTCAACGTGCTGCGCTGGTACGAGGCGCGCGCCGCCATCGTGTTCTGCGCCACCCGCGAGGCGGTGCGCCGCCTGCACGGCGCGCTGCAGGAGCGCGGCTTCCAGGTCGTCGCCCTCTCCGGCGAGATGACCCAGGCCGACCGCAACCAGGCGCTGACCTCGATGCGCGACGGCCGCGCCCGCGTCTGCGTCGCCACCGACGTCGCCGCCCGCGGCATCGACCTGCCCGACCTCGGCCTCGTCGTCCACGCCGAGCTGCCGAACGACCCGGAGGTGCTGACGCACCGCTCCGGCCGCACCGGCCGCGCCGGTCGCAAGGGCACCGCGGTGCTGCTGGTGCCGCATTCGCGCCGCCGCAAGGCCGAGAGCCTGCTCGCCGGCGCCGGCGTCGTCGCCGAATGGGCCGGCGCGCCGACCGCCGAGGAGATCCGCCGCCTCGACGGCGAGCGTCTCGCCGCCGACCCGATGCTGACCGAGGAACCGACCGAGGAGGATCTCGAGCTCGCCCGCCGCCTCGCCGAGGGCCGCAGCTCCGAGGAACTCGCCGCCGCGCTGATCCGCTACGCCCGCGTCGGCCTGCCCTCGCCCGAGGAGCTGATCGTGCCCGCCGCAGAGCGGCCGGAGCGCCGCGCCGCCGCCGAGGGCCCGCGCGTGGACGAGGGCGCCGTCTGGTTCCGCCTCGCCGTCGGCCGCCGCGACGGCGCCGAGGTCCGCCACATCCTGCCGCTGATCTGCCGGCGCGCCGCGATCCCGAAGCGCGAGATCGGCACCATCCGCATCGGCGACCGCGAGACGCTGTTCGCCGTCACCGCCGCCGCCGCCGGCCAGGTCGCCTTCGCCGCCGCCAACGGCGGCCCCGGCGACGTGCCGATCGCCCCCGCCGACGGCGAGCCGGTCGCCCCGCAGCGCCGTCGCTTCAAGGACGACGGCCGCCCAGCCCCCGCCGGCCGCCCCACCAAGCCGCCGCGCCGCAAGGAACGCCACGGCTGA
- a CDS encoding lipid-A-disaccharide synthase N-terminal domain-containing protein yields MPEILNSFAQWLHDVFVKQIDFWVILGFVAQFLFMMRFVVQWLASEKAKRSVVPVAFWFFSLGGGVLLLVYAIQREDPVFIAGQGLGLVIYLRNLALIRGEKRRAE; encoded by the coding sequence GTGCCTGAGATCCTCAACAGCTTCGCCCAGTGGCTGCACGACGTCTTCGTCAAGCAGATCGACTTCTGGGTCATCCTGGGCTTCGTGGCCCAGTTCCTGTTCATGATGCGCTTCGTGGTGCAGTGGCTCGCCAGCGAGAAGGCCAAGCGCTCGGTGGTCCCGGTCGCCTTCTGGTTCTTCTCGCTCGGCGGCGGCGTGCTGCTGCTGGTCTACGCGATCCAGCGCGAGGACCCGGTCTTCATCGCCGGCCAGGGCCTCGGCCTCGTGATCTACCTGCGCAACCTCGCGCTCATCCGCGGCGAGAAGCGCCGGGCGGAGTGA
- a CDS encoding DnaJ domain-containing protein, whose translation MLQILTVISALIGAYGALRWFVNANPASMLAGGRQSLFLAGLGLAAVLAMTGRVGLGIPLAVVLFYLYGKGVFGSMVPRRKAASGAPRKSMVRSAALEMELDHRTGKMTGRVLAGTFEGRDLDSLDAAALQRLAFEISADPESRGLLEVYLDRRMPGWREHVKSDGAAGRRRPPNAGAMSEEEAYQILGLPQGAGEPEIRAAHRRLMKKVHPDTGGSNFLAARINEAKDRLLSKHR comes from the coding sequence ATGCTGCAGATCCTGACCGTCATATCCGCGCTGATCGGCGCCTACGGCGCGCTACGCTGGTTCGTCAACGCGAACCCGGCCAGCATGCTCGCGGGCGGACGGCAGAGCCTGTTCCTGGCCGGCCTCGGCCTCGCCGCGGTTCTGGCGATGACCGGCCGCGTCGGCCTCGGCATCCCGCTCGCGGTGGTGCTGTTCTACCTCTACGGCAAGGGCGTGTTCGGCTCGATGGTGCCGCGCCGCAAGGCGGCGTCCGGGGCGCCGCGCAAGTCGATGGTGCGCTCGGCCGCCCTCGAGATGGAACTCGACCACCGCACCGGCAAGATGACCGGCCGCGTCCTCGCCGGCACCTTCGAGGGCCGCGACCTCGACAGCCTCGACGCGGCGGCGCTGCAGCGGCTCGCCTTCGAGATCTCCGCCGATCCCGAGAGCCGCGGCCTGTTAGAGGTTTACCTCGACCGCCGCATGCCCGGATGGCGTGAGCACGTGAAGTCGGACGGCGCAGCGGGGCGCCGTCGACCGCCGAACGCGGGCGCCATGAGCGAGGAGGAGGCGTACCAGATCCTTGGACTTCCTCAGGGGGCCGGCGAACCGGAGATCCGTGCCGCCCACCGCAGACTGATGAAGAAGGTCCACCCCGACACCGGCGGGTCGAACTTCCTGGCCGCGCGCATCAACGAAGCCAAGGACAGACTTCTCTCCAAACATCGGTAG
- a CDS encoding sulfite oxidase heme-binding subunit YedZ yields the protein MPAARSPVLLAPFHDRAGRFSALKTATFVLCLLPAAWIAWQAATGGLGPRPWNAAVHQSGTWAVRLLVASLAISPARRILDAPRLILVRRMVGLFALAYALGHLVLYAGDENFVLAKVATEIVLRVYLAIGFVALLGLLALGVTSTDAAIRRMGSAWQRLHRLAYPIAVLALVHHFLQAKVDVGPAVLLTGLFLLLMAYRVAQARGPGLGPAVLAGVAIAVGVLTAAIEVGWYGLFTGVPAGRVLAANLDPALMRPAWWVAAVGLAVAAAGLVRRRPAGDRRGCPAPAR from the coding sequence ATGCCCGCCGCCCGCTCTCCCGTCCTCCTCGCCCCGTTCCACGATCGCGCCGGACGCTTCTCGGCGCTGAAGACCGCGACCTTCGTGCTCTGCCTCCTGCCCGCGGCCTGGATCGCCTGGCAGGCGGCGACCGGCGGGCTCGGGCCGCGTCCCTGGAACGCCGCCGTGCACCAGAGCGGCACCTGGGCGGTGCGCCTGCTGGTGGCGTCGCTGGCGATCAGCCCGGCCCGGCGGATCCTGGACGCGCCCCGTCTGATCCTGGTGCGCCGCATGGTCGGCCTGTTCGCCCTCGCCTACGCGCTCGGCCATCTCGTGCTCTATGCCGGCGACGAGAATTTCGTGCTCGCCAAGGTCGCGACCGAGATCGTGCTCCGGGTCTATCTCGCCATCGGCTTCGTCGCCCTCCTCGGCCTCCTCGCGCTCGGCGTCACCTCCACCGACGCCGCGATCCGGCGGATGGGATCGGCGTGGCAGCGGCTGCACCGGCTCGCCTACCCGATCGCCGTGCTCGCCCTCGTCCACCATTTCCTGCAGGCCAAGGTCGACGTCGGCCCGGCCGTGCTGCTGACCGGCCTGTTCCTGCTGCTGATGGCCTACCGGGTGGCGCAGGCGCGCGGCCCCGGGCTCGGACCGGCGGTGCTCGCGGGCGTCGCCATCGCGGTCGGCGTCCTCACGGCGGCGATCGAGGTCGGCTGGTACGGGCTCTTCACCGGCGTGCCCGCCGGCCGCGTGCTCGCCGCCAACCTCGATCCGGCCCTGATGCGGCCGGCGTGGTGGGTGGCGGCGGTCGGCCTCGCGGTCGCGGCCGCAGGCCTCGTCCGCCGTCGCCCGGCCGGTGACCGCCGCGGCTGTCCCGCGCCGGCGCGCTGA
- a CDS encoding quinoprotein dehydrogenase-associated putative ABC transporter substrate-binding protein has product MPLRPLAAAALAATAIVAAAPSAVADATATGELRVCSDPDNMPFSNLAGAGFENRIADLLAADLGLTVRYSWDAQYRGFLRRTLRENDCDVVIGLPYGFPGVKTTRPYYRSSYVFVTAPAHGAPPASFDDPALATARIGLPALGMEGAATPPAAAIAARGLSANVEGFRVWGGADDPDPQRRLVEAVASGTVDVAVVWGPVAGWYAEPFGSRIALTPILADPPAPELRFSYEIAVATRKSDGALRDRLQGALDRHRAEIRAVLDAYGVPDVDTRAHRDAS; this is encoded by the coding sequence ATGCCGCTCCGACCTCTCGCCGCCGCCGCCCTCGCCGCCACGGCGATCGTCGCGGCCGCCCCGTCCGCCGTCGCGGACGCGACCGCGACGGGCGAACTCCGGGTCTGCTCCGACCCCGACAACATGCCGTTCAGCAACCTCGCCGGGGCGGGCTTCGAGAACCGCATCGCCGACCTTCTCGCCGCCGACCTCGGGTTGACGGTGCGCTACAGCTGGGACGCGCAGTACCGCGGCTTCCTGCGTCGCACCCTGCGCGAGAACGACTGCGACGTCGTGATCGGCCTGCCCTACGGCTTCCCGGGTGTGAAGACGACGCGGCCCTACTACCGATCGTCCTACGTCTTCGTCACAGCCCCGGCCCACGGCGCCCCACCGGCCTCCTTCGACGATCCGGCGCTCGCCACCGCCCGGATCGGCCTGCCGGCACTCGGCATGGAGGGGGCGGCGACGCCGCCGGCCGCGGCGATCGCGGCGCGCGGGCTCTCGGCCAACGTCGAAGGCTTTCGCGTCTGGGGCGGCGCCGACGATCCGGACCCGCAGCGCCGCCTCGTCGAGGCGGTCGCGTCAGGCACGGTCGACGTCGCGGTGGTCTGGGGCCCGGTGGCCGGCTGGTATGCCGAGCCGTTCGGCAGCCGGATCGCGCTGACGCCGATCCTCGCCGATCCGCCGGCGCCGGAGTTGCGCTTCAGCTACGAGATCGCCGTCGCCACCCGCAAGAGCGACGGCGCCCTGCGCGACCGCCTCCAGGGCGCCCTCGACCGCCATCGCGCCGAGATCCGCGCGGTGCTGGATGCCTACGGCGTGCCCGACGTCGACACCCGCGCCCACCGCGACGCCAGTTGA